TTGAAGGTGTCGCAGGCCCCCGGATCGCCGGTCTGCACCCCTGTCCGGAACCAGCGCATGCGCTGCTCGCTGGTGCCGTGGGTGAAGGCGTCGGGCATGATCCGGCCCTGGGTCTGGCGCTGCAGGGTGTCATCTCCCACCGCCGAGGCGGCGCGGAGCCCGTCCTCGATGTCCTTCGGATCCAGCGCGACCTGGCCGCCCGAGGTCTCGGCGGCGTGGGCGACCCAGACCCCGGCATAGCAGTCGGCCTGCAACTCCAGCCGCACCGCCGAACTGTCCTCGCCGCGCGAGCCGTGCTCGACGCGCCCGGTCTGGCCGGTGAGGTGCTGGACGTGGTGGCCGATCTCGTGGGCCAGGACATAGGCGCGCGCCGCCTCGCCCTTGGCGCCGAACTTGGTCTCCAACTCCTGCCAGAAGCTGAGGTCCAGATAGACCTTCTGGTCGGTCGGGCAATAGAACGGCCCCATCGCCGCCTGGCCCGTTCCGCAACCCGTGCCTGTCGCCTCGCTGTAGATCACGATGGCCGCGGGCGGCTGGTAGCTCTGGCGGCTCTGGGCGAAGATCGGGGTCCAGACATCGGTGGTGGAGGCCTCGATCACGTCGACAAACTGGCCGGCCTCGTCGGTGGGCGCGCCACGGACGCCGGCCTGCTCCTGCTGGCCCTGACCGCTCGCGCCTTCGACGACCGCCATGGTGGTCGAGGGGTCTATGCCGAACACGAAATAGCCGATGGCGGCGAGGATCACCCCGCCGACCCCTATGCCGCCGACACCCACCGGGCCCATGCCGCGACGATCCTCGATGTTGCCGCCTCGGCGACCGCCCTGCCAGCGCATGCGCGTAACTCCTGAACTGCGGATGGCTCAACGCGCGAGCCTGCCGGGAGGATGCGGCCTGCCAGCTTTCCTGTCAGCGCCTGTTTTCGCTCGCCTCGCGCACGCGCCTGTTGGACGCCGCCAGGGCCTCGTCCGGAATCGAGGGGAAGGGCCCCAGGTTCAAGGCCGCACCGGACTTCGGGACATAGGGCTCCGGCATGGCCGGACGGCGAGCCTGGTCGCGCAGTTCGCGCAGCCGCACCTCGGCCCCGAGCCGGGCGTCCAGGGCGTTCATCTGGTTCTCCAGCGCCACGGCGCGCTGGTTCTGCAGCTGCTGCTGGGCCCAGAGATCGTTCTCGCGCGCGACCTGAGCGGGATCGGCCTGGGCCAGGACCGGGCTGGTCGAGGCCATGCCGAGCGCGAGGGCGATGAGGAGCGGGCGCATGATTTCCAAACGCGCTCGCCCCCTTTTGAGCTCCGCCCTAGCGGCGTGAAACGCTGAAGCGGGTGAGCTGTTCGCGCGGGGCCGCCCACTCCGGACTGATCTCGACCGCCTTCTGGTAGTCGTAATAGGCCGACTTGGCGTCCTCCAGGCCCTCATGGGCCAGGGCCCGGTTGTAATAGGCCTTGGCGGGTTCATCGACGCCCAGCTCCAGCCCACGATTGATGTCGGGCAGGCTGGCGGCGTAGTCGCGCTGGCCGATATAGGTCGCGCCGCGGTTCACATAGGCCTCGCCCATGTCCGGCTTGATCTTGACCGCCTTGTCGAAATCCTTGCGCGCATCAGGGTAGGACGCGCGGCGCAGCTTCAGCACGCCGCGGTTCACATAGGTGCCGGCCCGGTCCCGGGCGTTCAGGAACTCAGTCTCAAGGGCAAGGGTGCAGAGATCCTGGTACTTCACGTCGTTCTCGCCGCCGATGGCGGCCTGGGAGCAGGCCTCGGCGAGGCCGCCGCCAATCACCGTCACCGCGGCCTGGGCCGAGCCCGCCGCCGCGAAGCCCATGGCCGCCAGACCCGCGACCGCAACTGCCTTGAACATGGCGCTGTCTCCGTGAGGCCAGGCCTGCCCCTGGGGCGCGCGGCCCAGCTGTATGACGCCAGAATCCTCCCGTAACGGAGGTCTGTCAACGCGAGCTTTTCTCTAGGCTCGGAGGTTCAAGATATTGTTTTCAAGCGCAATTCTTGCTTGACCGCCGCCATGTCAGCGGGCCCGGAACCGGCGGGTCTCGCGCAACAGGATGTAGACGCCGCTCACCGCCACCACGCAGGCTCCGGCTAGGGTGGCCGGGCGGGGCAGCTCGTCCCACACCAGGAACCCGATGATCCCGGCCCAGACCAGTTGGGTGTAGTCGAAGGGCGCAACCACGGCGACCGGGGCGCGGCGCAGGGCCTCGGTGAGGAAGAGCTGGCCCGTCCCGCCCAGCAGGCCGGTGCCGACCAGCATGACCAGGGTCGTCGTGTCGGGTATCACCCAACCGCCGAACGGCAGGCTCGCCAGGCCCAGCAGCATGCCGGCCAGGGTGAAGTAGAAGACGATGGTCGGGCCGGCCTCGGTCCGGCCGATCTCGCGCACCGCGATCATGGCCCCGGCCGCGCCCAGCGCGCCGGCCAGGCCGAACACTGTGCCCAGGGTCGCCATGTGGGTCGGGTCGGGACGGATCATGATCAGCACGCCGATGAAGCCGACCACCACGGCCCCCCAGCGATGAGCCCCCACCCGCTCCTTGAGAATCGGCACCGACAGAGCCGTCATGAACAGGGGCGCGGCGAACGACAGGGCCGTCGCCTCGGTGAGCGGCAACATGGAGAGGGCGGTGAAGCCGCAGACCATGCCGACCAGCCCGACGCTCGAGCGGGCGGCGTGGCCGAGCGGGCGCTGGGTCTTCAGTACGGTGAAGCCGCTGGTCTTCCAGATGTAGAGCAGCACAGGGATGAAGGCGAAGGCGTTGCGGAAGAAGATGATCTCCAGCACGGGCGCGCCGCGCTCGGCACAGGCCTTCACCAGGGCTCCCAGCCCCGCCATGCAGGCCATGGCGATCACCCGCAGCAGAATTCCCAGGCCGCTTCTTTGCAGCACGGCGTGGGCAGGGGCATCGGCGGGCAAGACGGTCTCCTTCGGCCACGGGGCATAGTGCCCGTTCGTCCTCGGCGCCATCCCTCACCGCCCTGTCACCGCCACATCGATCAAGCTGGACCGTGGCCCTCGCCTGACGCAGCGTAACCCTGTTCACCCTCCCCGCCGGTACAACCGAACGGGAGGCGGTGCGATATGACGATCGACCTGATGATGGCGGCCTGGACCCTGGTCCTGGCCTTTGTGCAAGTCCTGCTCTTTGATATCGCCAGGACCAGCCAGTACGGCTTGAAGTGGAACACCAGTCCCCGCGACGGCGAGATGCCGCCGCTGAGCGCCCGCGCCGAGCGCCTGCGCCGGGCGCAGGACAATCTGTACGAGA
This genomic stretch from Phenylobacterium sp. LH3H17 harbors:
- a CDS encoding DMT family transporter, giving the protein MPADAPAHAVLQRSGLGILLRVIAMACMAGLGALVKACAERGAPVLEIIFFRNAFAFIPVLLYIWKTSGFTVLKTQRPLGHAARSSVGLVGMVCGFTALSMLPLTEATALSFAAPLFMTALSVPILKERVGAHRWGAVVVGFIGVLIMIRPDPTHMATLGTVFGLAGALGAAGAMIAVREIGRTEAGPTIVFYFTLAGMLLGLASLPFGGWVIPDTTTLVMLVGTGLLGGTGQLFLTEALRRAPVAVVAPFDYTQLVWAGIIGFLVWDELPRPATLAGACVVAVSGVYILLRETRRFRAR
- a CDS encoding neutral zinc metallopeptidase yields the protein MRWQGGRRGGNIEDRRGMGPVGVGGIGVGGVILAAIGYFVFGIDPSTTMAVVEGASGQGQQEQAGVRGAPTDEAGQFVDVIEASTTDVWTPIFAQSRQSYQPPAAIVIYSEATGTGCGTGQAAMGPFYCPTDQKVYLDLSFWQELETKFGAKGEAARAYVLAHEIGHHVQHLTGQTGRVEHGSRGEDSSAVRLELQADCYAGVWVAHAAETSGGQVALDPKDIEDGLRAASAVGDDTLQRQTQGRIMPDAFTHGTSEQRMRWFRTGVQTGDPGACDTFKAGRL